A window from Peromyscus eremicus chromosome 1, PerEre_H2_v1, whole genome shotgun sequence encodes these proteins:
- the Ahsp gene encoding alpha-hemoglobin-stabilizing protein: MAPFLTNKDLISAGIKEFNVLLDQQVFDDPLIPEESMVTIVDDWVNLYTNYYKKQMLGEQQEQDKALQELKQELSTLGSQFLTKYKTFLKSREPQNSTPPSS, from the exons ATGGCCCCTTTTCTAACCAATAAGGATCTGATTTCTGCGGGAATAAAAGAATTTAATGTTCTGCTGGATCAGCAG gtctTTGATGACCCCCTTATCCCTGAAGAAAGCATGGTGACTATTGTGGATGACTGGGTGAACTTGTACACCAACTATTACAAGAAGCAGATGCTTGGGGAGcagcaggaacaagacaaagctctTCAAGAACTCAAGCAAGAGCTGAGTACTTTGGGCAGCCAGTTTCTGACCAAATATAAGACCTTTCTGAAGTCCCGAGAACCCCAAAACAGCACACCGCCTTCCTCATAG